A section of the Eublepharis macularius isolate TG4126 chromosome 1, MPM_Emac_v1.0, whole genome shotgun sequence genome encodes:
- the GANAB gene encoding neutral alpha-glucosidase AB isoform X2 has translation MAAAGGRFRMAAVAWVVLFLGAVWAVDRSNFKTCDQSSFCKRQRNTKAGSSPYRALLDSLQLSQDSMKIQLVNEANKVPLLLELYGLKGNMTRIRINELNPLKPRYEVPDVLIGDPPTTRLSVMGRDDNSVELSLGEGTHKLILTAKPFRMDLLEGRELVLSVNSRGLLVFEHLRLKKDSAPSKEPATEEEGAAEASDASLPTEQESTESEKTEEASKGADEAEEEPGSWEETFKTHTDSKPNGPTSVGLDFSLPGVENVYGIPEHADNLRLRTTEGGDPYRLYNLDVFQYELYNPMALYGSVPVLLAHNTQRTMGIFWLNAAETWVDITSNTAGKTLFGKMLDYMQGGGETPQTDVRWMSESGIVDVFLLLGPSPKDIFRQYASLTGTQALPPLFSLGYHQSRWNYNDEEDVNAVDNGFDEHDIPYDVIWLDIEHADGKRYFTWDPNKFPHPREMLQRLAAKRRQMVSIVDPHIKVDSGYRVHNEIRSRNFYVKTKDGNDYEGWCWPGSAGYPDFTNPEMRAWWSSMFAYDQYEGSMENLYTWNDMNEPSVFNGPEVTMHKDAVHQGGWEHRDIHNLYGFYVQMATALGQVQRSGGVERPFVLTRAFFAGSQRYGAVWTGDNAAEWDHLKISIPMCLSLGLVGISFCGADVGGFFKNPEPELLVRWYQVGAYQPFFRAHAHVDTTRREPWLFGEDNEALIRDAIRQRYALLPFWYTAFYHSYRTGEPVMRPLWVEYPQDVTTFSIDDQYLLGDALLVHPVTAQGARGVQVYLPGKGEVWYDVHTHQKLHAPQTLYLTVTMSSIPVYQRGGSIVARKERVRRSSDCMQNDPYTLYVALGPQGTAKGDLYVDDGHTYNFETKGQYLHRRFSFSGNTLTASSADPKGSYETSAWIERVVILGAGKPAAVFLKQAGVAETRLDFTHEAETSVLTLRKPAVNIGADWSISLR, from the exons CTTCAGGATGGCGGCTGTCGCTTGGGTAGTTCTTTTCTTGGGGGCTGTCTGGGCTGTGGATAGAAGCAACTTCAAGACCTGTGACCAGAGCTCCTTTTGCAA GCGCCAGAGGAACACGAAGGCTGGAAGCTCCCCTTACAGGGCCCTGCTGGATTCGTTGCAGCTCAGCCAGGATTCCATGAAGATCCAGCTTGTTAACGAAGCAAACAAG GTGCCTCTCCTGCTCGAATTGTATGGCTTGAAAGGGAACATGACCCGGATCCGGATCAATGAGCTGAACCCGCTCAAGCCCCGCTACGAGGTACCGGATGTGTTAATCGGGGACCCACCAACTACCAG GTTATCGGTCATGGGTCGGGACGACAACAGCGTGGAGCTGTCCTTGGGCGAAGGGACCCACAAGTTAATCCTGACAGCCAAACCGTTCCGCATGGACTTGCTGGAGGGGCGGGAGCTGGTGCTGAGCGTCAACTCCCGTGGGCTGCTGGTCTTTGAGCACCTGCGCTTAAAGAAGGACTC AGCGCCCTCGAAGGAGCCAGCAACTGAAGAGGAAGGGGCTGCCGAGGCCTCAGACGCCTCATTGCCTACGGAGCAGGAATCCACTGAGAGTGAGAAG ACTGAGGAAGCCTCCAAAGGGGCAGATGAGGCCGAAGAGGAGCCCGGATCGTGGGAGGAAACGTTCAAAACCCACACAGATAGCAAACCTAATG GTCCAACATCAGTGGGGCTAGACTTCTCTCTCCCCGGTGTAGAGAATGTGTACGGCATCCCGGAACATGCAGATAACCTCCGTCTCCGGACAACTGA GGGAGGAGACCCATACCGCCTCTACAACTTGGACGTCTTCCAGTACGAGCTCTATAACCCCATGGCCCTGTATGGCTCAGTTCCTGTCCTCCTGGCCCACAACACCCAGCGCACCATGGGGATCTTTTGGCTAAATGCTGCGGAGACTTGGGTGGACATCACCTCCAACACAGCTGGCAAG ACACTGTTTGGGAAGATGCTGGACTACATGCAAGGGGGAGGCGAGACCCCTCAGACAGATGTCCGCTGGATGTCAGAGAGCGGAATTGTTGATGTGTTCCTGTTGCTGGGGCCGTCCCCTAAGGATATCTTCAGGCAGTATGCATCCCTCACAG GCACCCAGGCCCTCCCTCCGCTCTTCTCCCTGGGGTATCACCAGAGTCGCTGGAACTACAACGACGAGGAGGATGTGAATGCCGTGGACAACGGTTTTGACGAGCATGACATACCCTACGACGTCATCTGGCTGGACATCGAGCATGCCGACGGCAAGCGCTACTTCACGTGGGATCCCAACAAGTTCCCCCATCCCCGGGAAATGCTTCAGCGGCTGGCAGCCAAGAGACGCCAG ATGGTGAGCATTGTGGACCCTCACATCAAGGTGGACAGCGGCTACCGAGTCCACAATGAGATCCGCTCCCGGAACTTTTATGTTAAAACCAAGGACGGAAATGACTACGAAGGCTGGTGTTGGCCAG GCTCAGCAGGGTACCCCGACTTCACCAACCCAGAGATGCGTGCCTGGTGGTCCAGCATGTTTGCCTATGACCAATACGAG GGTTCCATGGAGAACCTCTACACCTGGAATGACATGAATGAGCCCTCTGTCTTCAATGGTCCAGAGGTGACCATGCACAAGGATGCTGTGCACCAGGGGGGCTGGGAGCATCGTGACATCCACAACCTGTACGGATTCTACGTG CAAATGGCAACGGCCCTTGGGCAGGTGCAGCGGTCGGGCGGTGTGGAGCGGCCCTTCGTTCTGACTCGAGCGTTCTTTGCAGGCTCGCAGCGCTACG GGGCTGTGTGGACAGGGGACAACGCAGCTGAGTGGGACCACTTGAAGATCTCCATTCCCATGTGCCTGAGCCTGGGTCTTGTGGGCATCTCTTTCTGCGGAG CTGACGTGGGTGGGTTCTTCAAAAACCCAGAGCCAGAGCTGCTGGTGCGATGGTACCAAGTGGGAGCTTACCAACCCTTCTTCCGGGCACATGCCCACGTGGACACCACCCGCCGGGAACCCTGGCTGTTTGGCGAGGACAACGAAGCATTGATCCGTGATGCCATCCGCCAGCGCTACGCCCTGCTTCCCTTTTGGTACACTGCGTTCTACCACAGTTACCGTACAGGCGAGCCCGTCATGAG aCCCCTCTGGGTGGAATATCCCCAGGACGTTACTACATTCAGCATTGATGACCAGTATCTTCTTG GTGATGCATTGCTGGTTCACCCAGTAACCGCTCAAGGAGCCCGAGGCGTGCAGGTCTACTTGCCTGGCAAAGGAGAG GTCTGGTATGATGTCCACACCCACCAGAAGCTTCACGCTCCTCAAACCCTCTATTTAACAGTCACCATGAGCAGC ATCCCAGTGTACCAACGTGGCGGTAGCATTGTGGCCCGGAAGGAGCGAGTACGGCGGTCTTCGGATTGCATGCAGAATGATCCTTACACCCTCTATGTGGCCCTGGGCCCCCAG GGCACAGCAAAAGGGGACCTCTATGTTGATGACGGGCACACGTATAATTTCGAGACGAAGGGGCAGTACCTACATCGCCGCTTCAGTTTCTCCGGCAACACACTGACAGCCAG CTCTGCAGACCCTAAGGGCAGTTATGAAACTTCAGCATGGATCGAAAGGGTGGTGATCCTGGGAGCTGGGAAACCAGCGGCTGTGTTCCTCAAACAAGCTG GTGTAGCTGAGACCCGCCTGGACTTCACACATGAGGCTGAAACATCCGTCTTGACCCTCCGCAAGCCTGCAGTCAACATTGGTGCAGACTGGAGCATTTCCTTGCGATAA
- the GANAB gene encoding neutral alpha-glucosidase AB isoform X1 — translation MAAAGGRFRMAAVAWVVLFLGAVWAVDRSNFKTCDQSSFCKRQRNTKAGSSPYRALLDSLQLSQDSMKIQLVNEANKVPLLLELYGLKGNMTRIRINELNPLKPRYEVPDVLIGDPPTTRLSVMGRDDNSVELSLGEGTHKLILTAKPFRMDLLEGRELVLSVNSRGLLVFEHLRLKKDSFSDKVSSTVVSMWDRIKNLFSRAPSKEPATEEEGAAEASDASLPTEQESTESEKTEEASKGADEAEEEPGSWEETFKTHTDSKPNGPTSVGLDFSLPGVENVYGIPEHADNLRLRTTEGGDPYRLYNLDVFQYELYNPMALYGSVPVLLAHNTQRTMGIFWLNAAETWVDITSNTAGKTLFGKMLDYMQGGGETPQTDVRWMSESGIVDVFLLLGPSPKDIFRQYASLTGTQALPPLFSLGYHQSRWNYNDEEDVNAVDNGFDEHDIPYDVIWLDIEHADGKRYFTWDPNKFPHPREMLQRLAAKRRQMVSIVDPHIKVDSGYRVHNEIRSRNFYVKTKDGNDYEGWCWPGSAGYPDFTNPEMRAWWSSMFAYDQYEGSMENLYTWNDMNEPSVFNGPEVTMHKDAVHQGGWEHRDIHNLYGFYVQMATALGQVQRSGGVERPFVLTRAFFAGSQRYGAVWTGDNAAEWDHLKISIPMCLSLGLVGISFCGADVGGFFKNPEPELLVRWYQVGAYQPFFRAHAHVDTTRREPWLFGEDNEALIRDAIRQRYALLPFWYTAFYHSYRTGEPVMRPLWVEYPQDVTTFSIDDQYLLGDALLVHPVTAQGARGVQVYLPGKGEVWYDVHTHQKLHAPQTLYLTVTMSSIPVYQRGGSIVARKERVRRSSDCMQNDPYTLYVALGPQGTAKGDLYVDDGHTYNFETKGQYLHRRFSFSGNTLTASSADPKGSYETSAWIERVVILGAGKPAAVFLKQAGVAETRLDFTHEAETSVLTLRKPAVNIGADWSISLR, via the exons CTTCAGGATGGCGGCTGTCGCTTGGGTAGTTCTTTTCTTGGGGGCTGTCTGGGCTGTGGATAGAAGCAACTTCAAGACCTGTGACCAGAGCTCCTTTTGCAA GCGCCAGAGGAACACGAAGGCTGGAAGCTCCCCTTACAGGGCCCTGCTGGATTCGTTGCAGCTCAGCCAGGATTCCATGAAGATCCAGCTTGTTAACGAAGCAAACAAG GTGCCTCTCCTGCTCGAATTGTATGGCTTGAAAGGGAACATGACCCGGATCCGGATCAATGAGCTGAACCCGCTCAAGCCCCGCTACGAGGTACCGGATGTGTTAATCGGGGACCCACCAACTACCAG GTTATCGGTCATGGGTCGGGACGACAACAGCGTGGAGCTGTCCTTGGGCGAAGGGACCCACAAGTTAATCCTGACAGCCAAACCGTTCCGCATGGACTTGCTGGAGGGGCGGGAGCTGGTGCTGAGCGTCAACTCCCGTGGGCTGCTGGTCTTTGAGCACCTGCGCTTAAAGAAGGACTC TTTCTCGGATAAAGTTAGTAGCACGGTCGTTAGCATGTGGGATAGGATCAAGAACCTTTTCTCTAG AGCGCCCTCGAAGGAGCCAGCAACTGAAGAGGAAGGGGCTGCCGAGGCCTCAGACGCCTCATTGCCTACGGAGCAGGAATCCACTGAGAGTGAGAAG ACTGAGGAAGCCTCCAAAGGGGCAGATGAGGCCGAAGAGGAGCCCGGATCGTGGGAGGAAACGTTCAAAACCCACACAGATAGCAAACCTAATG GTCCAACATCAGTGGGGCTAGACTTCTCTCTCCCCGGTGTAGAGAATGTGTACGGCATCCCGGAACATGCAGATAACCTCCGTCTCCGGACAACTGA GGGAGGAGACCCATACCGCCTCTACAACTTGGACGTCTTCCAGTACGAGCTCTATAACCCCATGGCCCTGTATGGCTCAGTTCCTGTCCTCCTGGCCCACAACACCCAGCGCACCATGGGGATCTTTTGGCTAAATGCTGCGGAGACTTGGGTGGACATCACCTCCAACACAGCTGGCAAG ACACTGTTTGGGAAGATGCTGGACTACATGCAAGGGGGAGGCGAGACCCCTCAGACAGATGTCCGCTGGATGTCAGAGAGCGGAATTGTTGATGTGTTCCTGTTGCTGGGGCCGTCCCCTAAGGATATCTTCAGGCAGTATGCATCCCTCACAG GCACCCAGGCCCTCCCTCCGCTCTTCTCCCTGGGGTATCACCAGAGTCGCTGGAACTACAACGACGAGGAGGATGTGAATGCCGTGGACAACGGTTTTGACGAGCATGACATACCCTACGACGTCATCTGGCTGGACATCGAGCATGCCGACGGCAAGCGCTACTTCACGTGGGATCCCAACAAGTTCCCCCATCCCCGGGAAATGCTTCAGCGGCTGGCAGCCAAGAGACGCCAG ATGGTGAGCATTGTGGACCCTCACATCAAGGTGGACAGCGGCTACCGAGTCCACAATGAGATCCGCTCCCGGAACTTTTATGTTAAAACCAAGGACGGAAATGACTACGAAGGCTGGTGTTGGCCAG GCTCAGCAGGGTACCCCGACTTCACCAACCCAGAGATGCGTGCCTGGTGGTCCAGCATGTTTGCCTATGACCAATACGAG GGTTCCATGGAGAACCTCTACACCTGGAATGACATGAATGAGCCCTCTGTCTTCAATGGTCCAGAGGTGACCATGCACAAGGATGCTGTGCACCAGGGGGGCTGGGAGCATCGTGACATCCACAACCTGTACGGATTCTACGTG CAAATGGCAACGGCCCTTGGGCAGGTGCAGCGGTCGGGCGGTGTGGAGCGGCCCTTCGTTCTGACTCGAGCGTTCTTTGCAGGCTCGCAGCGCTACG GGGCTGTGTGGACAGGGGACAACGCAGCTGAGTGGGACCACTTGAAGATCTCCATTCCCATGTGCCTGAGCCTGGGTCTTGTGGGCATCTCTTTCTGCGGAG CTGACGTGGGTGGGTTCTTCAAAAACCCAGAGCCAGAGCTGCTGGTGCGATGGTACCAAGTGGGAGCTTACCAACCCTTCTTCCGGGCACATGCCCACGTGGACACCACCCGCCGGGAACCCTGGCTGTTTGGCGAGGACAACGAAGCATTGATCCGTGATGCCATCCGCCAGCGCTACGCCCTGCTTCCCTTTTGGTACACTGCGTTCTACCACAGTTACCGTACAGGCGAGCCCGTCATGAG aCCCCTCTGGGTGGAATATCCCCAGGACGTTACTACATTCAGCATTGATGACCAGTATCTTCTTG GTGATGCATTGCTGGTTCACCCAGTAACCGCTCAAGGAGCCCGAGGCGTGCAGGTCTACTTGCCTGGCAAAGGAGAG GTCTGGTATGATGTCCACACCCACCAGAAGCTTCACGCTCCTCAAACCCTCTATTTAACAGTCACCATGAGCAGC ATCCCAGTGTACCAACGTGGCGGTAGCATTGTGGCCCGGAAGGAGCGAGTACGGCGGTCTTCGGATTGCATGCAGAATGATCCTTACACCCTCTATGTGGCCCTGGGCCCCCAG GGCACAGCAAAAGGGGACCTCTATGTTGATGACGGGCACACGTATAATTTCGAGACGAAGGGGCAGTACCTACATCGCCGCTTCAGTTTCTCCGGCAACACACTGACAGCCAG CTCTGCAGACCCTAAGGGCAGTTATGAAACTTCAGCATGGATCGAAAGGGTGGTGATCCTGGGAGCTGGGAAACCAGCGGCTGTGTTCCTCAAACAAGCTG GTGTAGCTGAGACCCGCCTGGACTTCACACATGAGGCTGAAACATCCGTCTTGACCCTCCGCAAGCCTGCAGTCAACATTGGTGCAGACTGGAGCATTTCCTTGCGATAA